In Henningerozyma blattae CBS 6284 chromosome 6, complete genome, the following are encoded in one genomic region:
- the STE7 gene encoding mitogen-activated protein kinase kinase STE7 (similar to Saccharomyces cerevisiae STE7 (YDL159W); ancestral locus Anc_7.335): MFKARTLQKRNFKNLSLANDEDTTIEEPTHASGNCLIDPNERIIATSQIDPTIDRTTTHFKSISLSNKRKNRPAIKNLALQSDSSIYTIDTTTTAPSSNRLVNQNLQSILVHDEPHRLARKRSSNDSLTISDLATPTNQLRNSLFISSTSSLNTPINTDIPSIDSTTPPLVESSIVPPPPAQQPLPTTSSTTAPSSLTQQSESHSHSHSHAHAHAHSHSSTFMNIQDIVQLGKIGSGNSGTVTKALHVPDSKVIAKKTIPVEKNNDKIINQLIRELTIMKNLKPHPNLVEFYGAFYDQSTNNEIIILLEYMNCGSLDKILSTYHSFVNRNLIPQDIVVKWFNTLSISRISASVLTGLSYLYDNYKIIHRDIKPSNILIGSKGQVKICDFGVSKTLINSIADTFVGTSTYMSPERIQGNVYSTKGDVWSLGLTLIELVTGEFPLGGHNDTPDGILDLLQRIVNEPSPSLSAQVANKYPPMMNDFIKRCCIKDEKLRPSMKDLLNHPFILNFNDKDKEFKIWAKRIRSYMKDEKQYKREQFERKKFQEYRKKKFERGN, encoded by the coding sequence ATGTTCAAAGCTAGAACTCTTCAGAAAAgaaactttaaaaatttatcctTGGCTAATGATGAGGATACCACAATAGAGGAACCCACACATGCGTCGGGCAATTGTCTGATAGATCCTAATGAACGAATAATAGCCACTTCTCAAATAGATCCTACAATCGATAGAACCACGACTCatttcaaatcaattaGTCTCTCCAATAAACGAAAAAATAGACCGGCCATCAAGAATTTGGCTTTACAAAGTGATTCAAGCATATATACAATAGATACCACCACCACTGCACCCTCTTCTAATCGACTTGTCAATCAGAACTTACAAAGTATCTTGGTCCATGATGAACCTCATAGATTAGCTAGGAAACGATCGTCCAACGATTCACTTACAATCAGTGACCTTGCCACTCCGACAAACCAACTACGTAATTCTCTTTTCATCTCTTCTACATCTTCGTTGAATACCCCAATAAATACAGACATCCCATCTATAGACTCCACGACACCTCCATTGGTAGAATCCTCCATTGTACCTCCACCTCCAGCACAACAGCCACTCCCCACCACCAGTTCCACCACGGCTCCATCTTCACTCACTCAACAATCAGAATCACACTCACATTCACATTCACATGCACATGCACATGCACATTCACATTCCTCCACGTTTATGAACATCCAGGATATCGTACAACTGGGCAAGATTGGTTCAGGTAATTCAGGAACCGTTACAAAAGCATTACATGTCCCAGATTCCAAAGTGATAGCTAAAAAGACTATACCCGtagagaaaaataatgacaaaatcataaatcaattaattagGGAATTGACCAttatgaagaatttaaaaccACATCCGAACTTGGTAGAATTCTACGGAGCATTTTATGATCAATCcacaaataatgaaatcaTCATACTCTTAGAATATATGAATTGTGGATCTCTGGATAAAATCCTTTCCACATATCATTCTTTTGTGAATAGAAATTTAATCCCACAAGATATCGTTGTCAAATGGTTCAATACTCTTTCGATCTCCAGGATTTCTGCTTCTGTACTTACGGGATTATCTTATTTATATGACAATTATAAAATCATTCATAGAGATATAAAAccatcaaatattttaattgggAGTAAAGGACAAGTGAAAATTTGTGATTTCGGTGTTTCCaaaactttaataaattctatcGCAGATACATTCGTAGGGACCTCTACTTATATGTCACCTGAAAGAATTCAAGGGAACGTCTATTCCACTAAAGGTGATGTTTGGTCTCTTGGATTAactttaattgaattggtCACCGGTGAATTCCCCCTTGGTGGTCATAACGATACTCCAGATGGGATTCTAGATCTTTTACAAAGAATCGTCAATGAACCTTCTCCAAGTTTATCTGCACAAGTAGCAAATAAATATCCTCCCATGATGAACGATTTTATAAAAAGATGTTgtattaaagatgaaaaattaagacCTTCCATGAAggatttattaaatcatccttttattttaaatttcaatgataaagataaagaattcaaaatttggGCTAAGCGTATTAGATCTTACATGAAGGATgaaaaacaatataaaCGTGAacaatttgaaagaaaaaaatttcaagaatatagaaagaaaaaattcgAACGTGGGAATTAA
- the CMR1 gene encoding Cmr1p (similar to Saccharomyces cerevisiae YDL156W; ancestral locus Anc_7.333), translated as MVELTEFQKKRLENIKRNNDILKKLSLTGTANQIKKESGIITKEKKKTIPARSIKKKQVSQKPPPIPTRRSRRLRGETVTTEGIPNLSDSQLLNNLKQSSPSLESDRFESLIDDLKESPVVGDIKLSDIIKDENESSLQDKFKYLANKNFSSGDFFEELKKYQTINKPELSKLQEDFDLQLYDIFQPNEIKIVYERISSVFFHPSIDKKLIIAGDKVGNLGFWNVRDEPLSENGEDDLVEPDITRVKLFTKNVSEIDCFPTDLTKILTTSYDGTIRSIDLNTMESNEILQLKDVDGNDLGISAFQFNYSDPNQIYLTTLSGEFTTLDIRMNNKNLNLDIKRLSNKKIGSFAINPKRSWEIATGSLDRTLKIWDIRKIVKEPEWSQYDDYESHQIIGTYDSRLSISAISYSPFDNTLVCNGYDDTIRLFDVNENNIQQELTPKITIKHNCQTGRWTSILKAKYKPNQNVFGIANMGKAIDLYDSEGQQLAHLKTATVPAVIAWHPINNWIAGGNSSGKIFLFTDENRVLADESVKVEGDVIKKEENN; from the coding sequence ATGGTCGAATTAACagaattccaaaaaaaacgtcttgaaaatattaaaagaaataatgatattttgaaaaaattaagtttAACAGGAACAGcaaatcaaattaaaaaggAATCCGGTATTATAAcaaaagagaagaaaaagacTATACCAGCTCgttcaattaaaaaaaagcaagTTTCACAAAAGCCTCCTCCAATCCCAACTAGAAGATCTCGTCGATTAAGAGGAGAAACAGTAACTACAGAAGGTATACCAAATTTAAGTGATtctcaattattaaataatttgaaacaatCATCACCATCATTAGAATCTGATCGGTTTGAATCTTTGATAGATGACTTAAAAGAATCACCTGTAGTAGGTGATATCAAATTAAGTGATATTataaaagatgaaaatgagTCTTCTTTAcaagataaatttaaatatttagcAAATAAGAACTTTTCATCTGGagatttttttgaagaattgaaaaaatatcaaacaaTAAATAAGCCTGAATTAAGTAAGTTACAAgaagattttgatttacaattatatgatattttccaaccaaatgaaattaaaattgtttatGAACGTATTTCATCAGTATTTTTTCATCCATCAATAgacaaaaaattaattattgcAGGTGATAAGGTGGGAAATCTTGGATTTTGGAATGTTAGAGATGAGCCATTATCTGAAAATGGGGAAGATGATTTGGTGGAACCTGATATCACCAgagtaaaattatttacgAAAAATGTAAGTGAAATTGATTGTTTCCCCACGgatttaacaaaaattcTGACAACTTCTTATGATGGCACTATTAGatcaattgatttgaatACGATGGAAAGTAAtgaaattcttcaattgaaGGATGTAGATGGTAATGATCTTGGAATTAGTgcttttcaattcaattattcGGACccaaatcaaatatatttgacaACATTAAGTGGTGAATTTACCACTCTTGATATTAgaatgaataataaaaatttgaatttggatataaaaagattgtcaaacaaaaaaatcgGTTCTTTTGCAATAAACCCTAAAAGATCATGGGAAATAGCTACTGGTTCTTTAGATAgaactttaaaaatttggGACATTAGAAAAATTGTGAAAGAACCTGAATGGTCACAGTATGATGACTATGAAAGCCATCAAATCATTGGAACATATGATTCAAGATTAAGTATATCTGCGATCTCCTATTCACCATTCGATAATACTTTAGTTTGTAATGGTTATGATGATACTATTAGATTATTTGATGTAAacgaaaataatattcaacaaGAGCTAACTCcaaaaataacaattaaGCATAATTGTCAAACAGGGCGTTGGACAAGTATTTTAAAGGCCAAATATAAGCCAAATCAAAACGTATTTGGTATTGCAAACATGGGTAAAGCTATTGATCTATACGATAGTGAGGGTCAACAATTGGCCCATTTAAAGACTGCCACTGTACCGGCTGTTATAGCATGGCATCctattaataattggatTGCAGGTGGTAATTCAAGTGGTaaaatctttctttttacAGATGAAAACAGGGTTCTGGCTGATGAAAGTGTTAAGGTTGAAGGGgatgtaataaaaaaggaggaaaataattaa
- the MSH5 gene encoding MutS family protein MSH5 (similar to Saccharomyces cerevisiae MSH5 (YDL154W); ancestral locus Anc_7.331), giving the protein MNEYPIEGEDIEQENIFIEEDDDFAGPQGESIICFDIVNNSLGCSILESQSKTLKIFEEDYKIEGLATSKKQKKSLNSNKDDEVYTINKIPNDLNSIIEALITDNLPSVCLLSTNFDEQTVKIIEQLSNSLNFEIEFRPISEFRKFTEDFKDLIQIQSKQERLLIECIFPNNDHKNSIMENNLLVTKSCLVCCLNYLKNMVNTEIVSKNSVTAAKEDINAKKSIYLIRNLKQLFVSDKIFLDYNTISSLRILPFGNKSDQGKNKKDKSENILDLLDHTSTEAAKKLLISWLKYPLSDIRKIRKRHSVLKTLLEKTNSNYFEDICSEIKNIINIQPILNQIFSGNISFIKWKKLKKFLVSSIKLYKLIECLYLDNATDSLFANILQYSQIEVLEIILDEIQRTIDFENSQNSNHLVINEDINAQLDEFRNIYNQLENILGSLAEEVQMKLLEELEESHSFSNTLNDHYVNAIYIPQLGYLLTVDNSLEELLTKSSFQKEWKEIFRTSTNIYYKNEFTETLDNEYGDVYGNLSDLEIEVLQKLSDCIRNYRTILTQFSDFVIELDVFLSLARVSQERNYTEPLLVDDCCLIDIKKGRHPLYENFVESYITNDTYINGGTFNTSTNITENASNIQQTQNPSSYQRIVLLTGANASGKSVFLTQIGLIVFLAQIGCYVPAEMAKLSVVDKILTNIKSQETLYTFESTFERDSKQMSKCLHSATERSLVLIDEYGKGTDMVDGPAIFGGILKSLSKDKNCPLIIASTHFHELFKPSILGKNIAGIKFYQTEILLQDISQNKHIYISSNISTLDIGITFLYRILEGITERSFGIYCAKLCGIPISIIQRGEKLMKFQYSGSDIIQECCSLTEDELQDLSKNKEIVKRFMKWDLDLDGILSSTDLKDKLREIIEYSSV; this is encoded by the coding sequence ATGAATGAATACCCTATTGAAGGCGAAGATATCgaacaagaaaatatatttattgaagaagatgatgacTTTGCAGGACCCCAAGGTGAATCAATAATTTGCTTCGatattgtaaataataGTTTAGGATGTTCTATTTTAGAATCTCAAAgtaaaactttaaaaatatttgaagagGATTACAAAATAGAAGGATTAGCAACTTcaaaaaaacagaaaaaatctttgaattcaaacaaagatgatgaagtaTATACTATTAACAAAATACCCAATGACCTTAATTCTATAATTGAAGCATTGATTACAGACAATTTACCTTCGGTTTGTCTTCTTTCTACTAACTTTGATGAACAGACTgtaaaaattatagaacagttatctaattctttgaattttgaaatagaatttaGACCTATCAGTGAATTTAGAAAGTTTACAgaagattttaaagatttgatTCAGATACAATCAAAACAGGAAAGGCTGCTTATTGAATgtatttttccaaataatgaccataaaaatagtattatggaaaataatttactcGTAACAAAAAGTTGTTTGGTATGCTGCTTAAACTATCTCAAAAATATGGTAAATACTGaaattgtttcaaaaaatagTGTCACAGCTGCAAAAGAAGACAtaaatgcaaaaaaaagcatTTATCTTATAAGAAACTTAAAACAACTATTTGTCAgtgataaaatatttttagattaTAACACAATCTCTTCATTACGTATATTACCTTTTGGGAATAAGTCTGACCAAggtaagaataaaaaagataaaagtGAAAATATACTAGACTTATTAGATCATACCTCAACTGAAGCTGCTAAGaaacttttaatttcttggCTTAAGTATCCTCTTTCTGATATTCGAAAAATACGAAAAAGACATAGCGTTCTAAAGACATTACTCGAAAAAACAAACagtaattattttgaagataTATGCTCtgaaatcaaaaatattattaatattcaaccaattctaaatcaaatattttctggtaatatttcatttatcAAATGGAAAAAGCTAAAAAAGTTTTTGGTAAGTAGTATCAAATTGTATAAGTTGATCGAATGTTTATATCTTGATAATGCAACAGATTCATTGTTTGCAAATATCCTACAATACTCACAGATAGAGgttttagaaataatacTGGATGAGATACAAAGAACCATTGACTTCGAGAATTCACAGAATAGCAATCATTTAGTAATCAATGAAGACATTAATGCTCAATTAGATGagtttagaaatatttataaccaattggaaaatattttaggGAGCCTAGCTGAAGAAGTACAAATGAAGTTGTTAGAAGAGCTAGAGGAATCACATTCTTTCTCCAATACGTTAAATGATCACTACGTTAATGCTATTTATATACCACAACTAGGCTATCTACTTACAGTAGACAATTCTCTTGAAGAATTACTAACCAAAAGCAGCTTTCAAAAAGAATggaaagaaatatttagaacttctactaatatttattataaaaatgaatttacaGAAACCCTTGATAATGAGTATGGTGATGTATATGGAAATTTGTCTGATTTAGAGATTGAAGTTCTACAGAAACTATCTGATTGTATTAGAAACTATAGAACAATATTAACACAATTTTCTGACtttgtaattgaattaGATGTGTTTCTTTCTCTTGCAAGAGTTAGCcaagaaagaaattatactGAACCATTATTAGTAGATGACTGTTGCCTCATTGATATAAAAAAGGGACGGCATCCTCTTTACGAAAACTTTGTAGAGAGCTATATCACAAACGatacatatataaatgGAGGTACATTTAATACCTCTACAAATATCACAGAAAACGCTTCAAATATACAGCAAACACAGAATCCGTCATCTTATCAAAGAATAGTATTACTTACAGGGGCCAATGCTTCCGGAAAATCAGTGTTTTTAACACAAATTGGATTAATAGTCTTCTTAGCACAGATCGGTTGCTATGTACCAGCAGAAATGGCAAAGTTATCTGTAGtggataaaatattaaccAACATTAAGTCCCAAGAAACTTTGTATACTTTTGAAAGTACATTTGAAAGAGATTCTAAACAAATGTCCAAATGTCTGCATTCAGCCACAGAACGAAGCCTAGttttaattgatgaatATGGGAAGGGAACCGATATGGTGGATGGGCCAGCAATATTTGGTGGCATTCTTAAATCTCTTAGCAAAGATAAGAATTGTCCTCTAATTATAGCCTCTACACATTTCCATGAGCTTTTTAAACCATCAATACTTGGAAAAAACATTGCTGgcattaaattttatcaaactGAAATTCTACTTCAAGATATCTCTCAAAACAaacatatttatatttcgTCCAATATATCAACCTTAGATATAGGTATCACTTTTTTATACCGTATACTCGAAGGGATCACTGAACGATCTTTTGGAATATACTGTGCTAAGCTTTGTGGGATACCTATTTCAATAATCCAGAGAGGAGAGAAGCTAATGAAGTTTCAATATTCTGGATCAGATATTATTCAAGAATGCTGTAGCCTAACAGAAGATGAGTTGCAAGATTTATCTaagaataaagaaattgtaAAAAGGTTCATGAAGTGGGATTTAGATTTAGATGGAATATTATCTAGTActgatttaaaagataaactaagagaaataatagaatattcTAGCGTTTGA
- the DHH1 gene encoding DExD/H-box ATP-dependent RNA helicase DHH1 (similar to Saccharomyces cerevisiae DHH1 (YDL160C); ancestral locus Anc_7.336), whose translation MSTVQQQLDTNDWKSKLNIPKKDTRPQTEDVLNTKGNSFEDFYLKRELLMGIFEAGFEKPSPIQEESIPIAIAGRDILARAKNGTGKTAAFVIPTLEKVKPKINKIQALIMVPTRELALQTSQVVRTLGKHCGISCMVTTGGTNLRDDIMRLNETIHVLVGTPGRVLDLASRKVADLSECSLFIMDEADKMLSRDFKTIIEQILIFLPKHHQSLLFSATFPLTVKEFMVKHLTKPYEINLMDELTLKGITQYYAFVEERQKLHCLNTLFSKLQINQAIIFCNSTNRVELLAKKITDLGYSCYYSHARMKQQERNRVFHEFRQGKVRTLVCSDLLTRGIDIQAVNVVINFDFPKTAETYLHRIGRSGRFGHLGLAINLINWNDRFNLYKIEQELGTEIAAIPSTIDKSLYVANDNSAVPIPFPITNDQHADNQNQMPNQMPNQMPPQQFNPQFNPQQQMMNMQMPPPPAQQQNFKSTSILRAIIYMLPPPTFSPFLRIFQFDLQFFFYLFLSFYIYFFYLQILFFLSLSLCSLFYFISFSIHTFLYLVIFSHYYFLLDHFFLFSIHKKKINPSHSYHFLTPSPATN comes from the coding sequence ATGTCCACTGTCCAACAACAACTCGATACAAACGATTGGAAGTCAAAATTGAACAttccaaaaaaagataCAAGACCTCAAACTGAAGATGTGTTAAACACAAAGGGTAACTCCTTCGAAGATTTCTATTTGAAAAGAGAACTATTAATGGGTATCTTCGAAGCAGGCTTCGAAAAACCTTCCCCTATCCAAGAAGAATCTATCCCAATTGCTATAGCAGGAAGAGATATTCTTGCAAGAGCCAAAAATGGGACTGGTAAAACTGCTGCATTCGTCATCCCTACACTAGAAAAAGTAAAACCAAAGATCAACAAGATTCAAGCTTTGATCATGGTCCCCACAAGAGAATTGGCTCTTCAGACTTCTCAAGTAGTAAGAACTTTAGGTAAACATTGTGGAATCTCCTGTATGGTCACCACAGGGGGTACTAATTTGAGAGACGATATCATGAGATTGAACGAAACTATACACGTCTTGGTCGGTACTCCAGGTAGAGTCCTTGATTTGGCCTCCAGAAAAGTTGCTGATCTTTCCGAATGTAGTTTGTTCATCATGGATGAAGCCGATAAGATGTTGTCCAGAGATTTCAAAACAATCATTGAACAAATCTTGATTTTCTTACCAAAACATCATCAATCTCTATTATTCAGTGCCACTTTCCCCTTGACtgttaaagaatttatgGTCAAACATTTAACAAAACCTTATGAAATCAATTTAATGGATGAACTAACTTTGAAAGGTATCACTCAATATTACGCCTTCGTCGAAGAAAGACAAAAATTACATTGTTTAAATACATTGTTCTCCAAATTGCAAATCAACCAAGCCATCATCTTTTGCAATTCCACAAATAGAGTGGAATTATTAGCCAAGAAAATTACTGATTTAGGCTACTCATGTTATTACTCACATGCAAGAATGAAACAACAAGAAAGAAATAGAGTTTTCCATGAATTCCGTCAAGGTAAAGTTAGAACCCTTGTATGTTCAGATTTATTGACTCGTGGTATTGATATCCAAGCTGTTAACGTCGTCATCAATTTCGATTTTCCAAAAACTGCAGAAACCTATTTACACAGAATCGGTAGATCCGGTAGATTCGGTCATTTAGGTTTGGCTATCAATTTGATTAATTGGAATGACCGTTTCAATTTATACAAGATTGAACAAGAATTGGGTACAGAAATCGCTGCAATTCCTTCCACCATCGACAAATCATTATATGTCGCCAATGATAATTCTGCTGTTCCAATTCCATTCCCAATTACAAATGATCAACATGCTGATAATCAGAACCAAATGCCAAACCAAATGCCAAATCAAATGCCTCCACAACAATTTAATCCTCAATTCAACCCTCAACAACAAATGATGAACATGCAAATGCCTCCTCCTCCAGCTCAACaacaaaattttaaatcaacCTCAATTTTAAGAGCTATAATTTACATGCTTCCTCCACCCACGTTCTCTCCTTTCTtaagaatatttcaatttgatcttcaattttttttctatttatttttatctttttacatttactttttttatttacaaattttattttttttgtctctTTCTTTATGTTCActattttactttatttcattttcaattcatacctttctttatttggttattttttctcactattattttttactcgaccatttttttttattttcaattcacaaaaaaaagatcaaTCCTTCTCATTCTTATCATTTCTTAACTCCCTCACCTGCCACTAATTAA
- the CLB3 gene encoding B-type cyclin CLB3 (similar to Saccharomyces cerevisiae CLB3 (YDL155W) and CLB4 (YLR210W); ancestral locus Anc_7.332), producing the protein MQQQLQGHHRHRVALSDVTSQINNNSHNSLSNGNYTSNGHNPNLQLKQTLSHPVVNLNKINSNSSNTNLIINKSSNSQQQRKEEYYVKELDDESLLDNDIEIENRILLNTTTSNSDSNLTHNAEEEEEEDADVDDDEEDVEEEEEFLDEEDEEVEQQENAIADEENGAEEEDEEDEFLGPLLPEYSEKSKLLFQEAYHLYHRDTPDPMDDDTYDVVMVSELANDIFKYLNEIEIKYSPNPNYMKDQPELKWSFRSTLIDWIVQVHARFNLLPETLYLTVNIIDRFLSLSIVTLNKFQLVGAAALFIASKFEEINCPALKDIVYMLANAYSRDDVIKAERFMIDTLNFEIGWPGPMSFLRRISKADDYEYDIRTLAKYLLETTIMDSRLISAPPSWLAAGAYFLSRVILQQKEWTAKHVYYSGYTQDQIFPLATLILENCRYAQTKHEAIWKKYSERRQHHSAQIVSKWIDRAERKMDSNH; encoded by the coding sequence ATGCAACAACAGCTCCAAGGACATCACCGCCATCGTGTCGCCTTAAGTGATGTTACTTCTCAAATTAACAACAATAGTCATAACAGCCTTTCAAATGGAAATTATACTTCAAACGGTCATAACCCGAATTTACAACTAAAGCAAACTTTAAGCCATCCTGTcgttaatttaaataagatcaatagtaatagtagtaataccaatctaataattaataaaagttCAAATTCACAGcaacaaagaaaagaagaatattatGTAAAGGAATTAGACGatgaatcattattagataatgatattgaaattgaaaatagaatattattaaacacTACGACTAGCAACTCTGATAGTAATTTAACTCATAATGcagaggaagaagaagaagaagatgctgatgttgatgatgatgaagaagacgTCGAGGAAGAGGAAGAATTTTTAGacgaagaagatgaagaagttgAACAGCAAGAGAATGCTATTGCTGACGAAGAAAATGGagctgaagaagaagacgaggaagatgaatttttaGGACCTTTATTACCTGAATATTCAGAAAAGTCTAAGCTATTATTTCAAGAAGCGTATCATCTTTATCATAGAGATACACCAGACCCAATGGATGATGATACCTATGACGTAGTAATGGTTTCAGAATTAGCCAATGATATATTCAAGTACCtgaatgaaattgaaattaaatactCTCCTAATCCAAATTATATGAAAGATCAACCTGAGCTAAAGTGGTCTTTCAGGAGTACATTAATTGATTGGATTGTTCAAGTTCATGCAAGATTTAATTTGCTGCCAGAAACTTTATATTTAACGGTTAACATAATTGATAGATTCTTAAGTTTAAGCATTGTtacattaaataaatttcaattggtCGGTGCTGCAGCTTTATTTATTGCTTCAAAATTTGAGGAAATTAACTGTCCTGCTTTGAAGGATATAGTTTACATGTTAGCTAATGCGTATTCGCGGGATGATGTCATTAAGGCAGAGAGATTCATGATTGatactttaaattttgaaattggtTGGCCTGGCCCGATGTCTTTTCTAAGACGAATTAGTAAAGCAGATGATTATGAATATGATATAAGAACTCTAGCGAAATATTTACTAGAAACAACTATAATGGATTCGAGATTGATTTCTGCTCCACCAAGTTGGTTGGCTGCAGGTGCTTATTTTTTAAGTAGAGTTATTTTACAACAGAAAGAATGGACGGCAAAACATGTTTATTATTCAGGATATACCCAAGATCAAATTTTTCCACTAGCAACActaattttagaaaattgtAGATATGCTCAAACCAAACATGAAGccatttggaaaaaatacTCTGAACGTAGACAACATCATTCAGCCCAAATTGTATCTAAATGGATTGATCGTGCCGAACGTAAAATGGATAGCAATCATTAA
- the DMO2 gene encoding Dmo2p (similar to Saccharomyces cerevisiae YDL157C; ancestral locus Anc_7.334), with the protein MSNILNVFNPPPERDLEKTATMDCVPCQIMATMFSIGFGSYLASGRATKYGKKEQAKGVTLQEFEKRNPKWWRSSLRGFGAGLIMFGLIRGSEGWLWNPRKEYKKLDYTNE; encoded by the coding sequence ATGagtaatatattaaatgttTTTAATCCTCCACCAGAAAGGGATCTTGAAAAAACGGCGACTATGGATTGTGTTCCCTGTCAAATTATGGCTACTATGTTTTCAATTGGGTTTGGTTCTTATTTAGCTTCTGGAAGAGCCACAAAATATGGCAAGAAGGAACAAGCCAAGGGAGTGACATTGCAAGAGTTTGAAAAAAGGAATCCTAAATGGTGGAGATCGTCTTTAAGAGGATTTGGTGCTGGGTTGATAATGTTTGGATTAATTAGAGGATCCGAAGGTTGGCTATGGAATCCTCGGAAGGAATATAAGAAGTTAGATTATACAAACGAATGa
- the PNP1 gene encoding purine-nucleoside phosphorylase (similar to Saccharomyces cerevisiae PNP1 (YLR209C); ancestral locus Anc_7.337) → MSSEDIEEKRLKIHTSTEFIKKSITNHFTEPFEPRILIICGSGLGGISNRLDANKEKLVIPYSDIPNFKKSTVPGHMGTLIFGTMNRTPVVLMNGRLHGYEGNSLFDTTFPIRVLDGLKTVQTLIVTNAAGGLNHDFQTCDLMCIYDHINFPGLAGKHPLIGENMDEYGPRFLALSDAYDLELRKLLFRKQRELGISRKLHEGTYCFVSGPTFETRAECRMINAMGGDAVGMSTVPEVIVARHCGWRVLALSLITNKSVLDHPASVFDENPVALDVGIANHAEVLENGKSASTDVEHLIAAVVGDL, encoded by the coding sequence ATGTCATCTgaagatattgaagaaaaaagattaaagaTCCATACATCTACAGAGTTTATTAAGAAATCAATTACAAATCACTTTACGGAACCATTTGAACCACGTATTCTAATCATCTGTGGCTCTGGCTTGGGTGGTATTTCTAATCGACTTGATGCAAATAAGGAAAAATTAGTTATACCATATTCTGATATACcaaactttaaaaaaagtacTGTTCCTGGACATATGGGAACATTAATTTTTGGTACGATGAATCGTACTCCAGTCGTATTGATGAATGGTAGACTGCATGGATACGAAGGCAATTCACTCTTCGATACTACTTTCCCTATCCGTGTTCTGGATGGATTAAAAACAGTTCAAACTTTAATTGTAACGAATGCTGCAGGGGGTTTAAATCATGATTTCCAAACTTGCGACCTTATGTGCATTTACGACCATATAAACTTCCCTGGCTTGGCAGGTAAGCATCCACTGATTGGAGAAAATATGGATGAATATGGCCCAAGATTCCTGGCTTTAAGTGATGCTTACGATTTAGAATTACgaaagttattatttagaaaacAAAGGGAATTAGGTATATCAAGGAAATTGCATGAAGGTACTTATTGTTTTGTTTCTGGCCCAACTTTCGAAACAAGAGCGGAATGTAGAATGATTAATGCGATGGGCGGCGATGCTGTTGGTATGAGTACTGTTCCTGAAGTAATCGTTGCTAGACATTGTGGTTGGAGAGTTTTAGCGTTAAGTCTAATTACTAATAAATCCGTCTTAGACCACCCCGCGAGCgtatttgatgaaaatCCAGTTGCTTTAGACGTTGGTATAGCAAATCATGCAGAAGTACTGGAGAATGGTAAATCAGCATCTACCGATGTTGAACATCTAATTGCTGCAGTAGTAGGCGATCTGTAA